Sequence from the bacterium genome:
TTGAAAAGATGTGCCGGAATGCAATTTGACCCAAAAATAGTCGAAGTATTTATAAAAATATTGGAGGAGGAAAAAGAAAATCAATAGTGATACCCTATCTTTACACTAATTCCTTACCCATAGTTGCCAGGCTTAATGAGCTATATTTTACACCTCTTGTTGATTTTAACTGATGTGCCAATTTTTCAATTTCATCAGATTTTCCTTTGACAACGACTATTTCCAGACAATTATCATGGTCAAGATGGATATGCTGAGCAGAAATAATCAGATGGTGAAAATTATGTTGGATGTCCGTTAAGGTATTCA
This genomic interval carries:
- the nikR gene encoding nickel-responsive transcriptional regulator NikR produces the protein MSELIRFGVSLDKKLLERFDKLIHSQNYTNRSEAIRDLIRESLVKKEWVAGKEIAGTITLVYDHHQRELVNTLTDIQHNFHHLIISAQHIHLDHDNCLEIVVVKGKSDEIEKLAHQLKSTRGVKYSSLSLATMGKELV